The sequence TGCCGGCAAAGGCGGTGATAAGCGCCCATGATGCCGAGGATATTTATATGGTGCCCCAGCAGTTGGAAAATGAAGGTGCAGCTGATTACATGTTGACCAAACTGGGACTGAACTCTAAGGATGACAGTAAAGAGTGGGACCGGATGGTGGAAAAGATGCGCTCGACCACTGGTTCAGTGGAGGTGGCCGTGGTGGGTAAGTACACTGACCTAGAAGACTCATATCTGAGCATAAGGGAGAGCCTGAAGCATGCGGGTATTGAGGTGGGATGCAAGGTAAATGCTTCATGGGTTGATGCCGAGGATTTTGAGAATGAACCTGAAACTATCAACCAGCTCGCAAAATATGACGGAATACTTGTGCCAGGGGGTTTCGGGGTGCGCGGCACTGAGGGGAAGATATCTGCGATTAAATATGCCAGGGAAAATGATAAACCGTACCTGGGACTGTGTCTGGGCATGCAGACTGCAGTTATCGAGTTTGCAAGGAATGTACTGGGGTATAAGGATGCAAACAGTTCGGAACTGGCTTCTACTGAGCATCCGGTTATAGACCTGCTGCCTGAGCAGGAAGGCGTTATAAATGTGAATATGGGTGCCACAATGAGGCTTGGTGATTATTTTGCTGAACTGACACCGGGAAGCCTTGCCAATAAACTATATGGTTCTGACGCGATAATAGAGCGTCACCGCCACAGGTATGAAGTGAATCCAAAGTACATTGATGAGATTGAAAAGGCAGGTATGAAATTCACAGGACGTAACGAGAACAGGATGGAGATTGCCGAGATCCCTGAACATAATTTCTTCTTTTCCAGCCAGTTCCATCCCGAGTTCAAGAGCAGACCAAACAGGCCTTCGCCACCGTTTTTGGGTTTTGTCAGGGCCATGTTCAAGAAAAACAACTGACGCACACAAGACAAGTGATAAGTAATAAACCACGGAGAGCACAAAGTGCACAGAGAGTAAAATCAGATGCAAACTCTGTGCTCTCTGTGTCCTCTGTGGTTAGATTATAATTGTCTAAAAATCAAAGTGTTAAGATATTATGACCAATATGAAAGCAAAAGTTGGCATATCTGTCCTGAAAGGTGAGGTGCTTGCACCCCCGTCCAAGAGTTATACCCACAGGGCTGTGGTTATGGCATCCCTGGCAGAGCAGACCATTGTAGAGCGTCCCCTGCTATCTGCCGATACTGCTGCTACTATAAGGGCATGCAGGGCACTGGGTGCCGTGATACAGGAGAAAGGTGACAGTCTCATTGTGGATGGGGTGAATGGGAAACCTTCCGTGCCTGGTAGCATTATTGATGTTGCCAACAGCGGTACTACACTGAGGCTGTTGATGGCTGTCAGTGCCCTGTGTGACGGTACAACGGTACTGACCGGGGACGACTCCATCCGTAAGCGACCCAACACACCATTGATAGATGTCCTGAACCAGCTTGGGACCAGTGTCACTTCCACCAGGGATAACGGGATGGCACCCATTGAAGTAAAAGGTCCCATGACCGGAGGTGAGGCGGTAATGGACGGAAGTATCAGCAGCCAGTTCTTTTCGGCCCTGCTCATGGCCTGCCCATTGTGCCGGACCAGGACAGTGGTCAAAGTGGATGGTGAATTAAAGTCCAGGCCGTATGTGGAGATCACTATTGAGATGCTGGAAAGTGCAGGTATTAAGATAGAACTGGCTGAAGACGATAAGGGGCACCTGTCATTTATCATTCCCCCGAACCAGTCATACAAATTAACCGAATATACGGTGTATACCGTGCCCGGTGATTTTTCTTCAGCATCATACCTGCTGGCAGCCGGTGCCCTGGCAGGCGGAGGTGGCGGTGCAGGCGGCGCTATTACTGTGGGCGGGCTGTACCCGAATAAGCAGGGCGATGCTGCTATAATCCCCATCCTGCAGGATATGGGTGCGAACCTGGAATGGGACCGGGAGCGAGGCGAGGTGAGGGTGAGTAAAAGCCGCTTGAAAGGTGTTACAGTGGATGTTGGGATGACACCTGACCTGGTGCCCACACTGGCGGTACTTGGTGCGCTGTCTCAAGGCGAG comes from ANME-2 cluster archaeon and encodes:
- the pyrG gene encoding CTP synthase (glutamine hydrolyzing) — its product is MKYVIVTGGVMSGLGKGITAASMGRILKNKGYDVTAIKIDPYINIDAGTMSPFQHGEVFVLKDGGEVDLDLGNYERFLDIELTREHNITTGKVYQAVINKERRGDYLGKTVQIIPHVTNEIKERLRNVAKQSGAQICLIEIGGTVGDIESMPFLEAVRQLHNEEDVDDVVFIHVTLVPMDAQGEQKTKPTQHSVKELRELGLHPDLIVTRCVKPILPGTKEKIALFCDVPAKAVISAHDAEDIYMVPQQLENEGAADYMLTKLGLNSKDDSKEWDRMVEKMRSTTGSVEVAVVGKYTDLEDSYLSIRESLKHAGIEVGCKVNASWVDAEDFENEPETINQLAKYDGILVPGGFGVRGTEGKISAIKYARENDKPYLGLCLGMQTAVIEFARNVLGYKDANSSELASTEHPVIDLLPEQEGVINVNMGATMRLGDYFAELTPGSLANKLYGSDAIIERHRHRYEVNPKYIDEIEKAGMKFTGRNENRMEIAEIPEHNFFFSSQFHPEFKSRPNRPSPPFLGFVRAMFKKNN
- the aroA gene encoding 3-phosphoshikimate 1-carboxyvinyltransferase, which gives rise to MKAKVGISVLKGEVLAPPSKSYTHRAVVMASLAEQTIVERPLLSADTAATIRACRALGAVIQEKGDSLIVDGVNGKPSVPGSIIDVANSGTTLRLLMAVSALCDGTTVLTGDDSIRKRPNTPLIDVLNQLGTSVTSTRDNGMAPIEVKGPMTGGEAVMDGSISSQFFSALLMACPLCRTRTVVKVDGELKSRPYVEITIEMLESAGIKIELAEDDKGHLSFIIPPNQSYKLTEYTVYTVPGDFSSASYLLAAGALAGGGGGAGGAITVGGLYPNKQGDAAIIPILQDMGANLEWDRERGEVRVSKSRLKGVTVDVGMTPDLVPTLAVLGALSQGEMVIENAGHVRYKETDRLHAMTVELTRMGVDITEEPDRLVIRGGGLHGASVSGWHDHRIVMALTVAGMVAGDTVIDTAESVDISYPGFFEAMKSLGGDITLE